The Triticum dicoccoides isolate Atlit2015 ecotype Zavitan chromosome 6A, WEW_v2.0, whole genome shotgun sequence genome has a window encoding:
- the LOC119317825 gene encoding phosphatidylinositol transfer protein 3-like: MSSESSASNGHAKEAALYEQQLSKIGEVRAALGQLSGKSALYCSDGSIARYLIARNWDVRKATKMLMKTLKWRSEYKPDEIRWDEISGEAMTGKIYRSDYFDKSGRSILVMRPGCQNTKKSKGQIRYLVYCMENAILNLPAGQDQMVWLIDFAGFSLPNVSLLVTKLTADVLQGHYPERLGVAILYNAPKFFESFWKMASPLLEPKTKNKVKFVYSDRPETDKIMEDLFNLDELECAFGGRSPVTFNINDYAARMREDDKKMPLFWSPENSALAAEPYRMKNHGSQQCDSGLKTEETASDMIGETEAASEKSGETDTASEKEDAEAASEEREETETSSGKRGENTTESVKEEETVTVSEKKEETETGSEKKEETETESSTVKLTSSRGEGIASAGKSGSSSDP; the protein is encoded by the exons ATGAGCTCAGAGAGCAGTGCAAGTAATGGCCATGCGAAAGAAGCAGCATTATATGAGCAGCAGCTGTCCAAG ATTGGTGAAGTTAGAGCTGCTCTAGGACAACTATCTGGAAAATCTGCACTATACTGCTCAGATGGTTCAATTGCGAGGTACCTGATAGCAAGGAACTGGGACGTGAGGAAGGCTACCAAAATGCTTATGAAAACCTTGAAATGGCGTTCAGAGTATAAGCCGGATGAGATCCGTTGG GATGAGATATCGGGTGAAGCCATGACTGGTAAAATTTACCGAAGTGATTATTTCGACAAGAGTGGACGGAGTATTCTTGTCATGCGGCCTGGATGCCAG AATACCAAGAAGTCCAAAGGGCAGATCAGGTATTTGGTATACTGTATGGAGAATGCAATTCTAAATCTTCCAGCTGGACAGGATCAGATGGTTTGGCTGATTGATTTTGCTGGCTTCAGCTTGCCTAATGTGTCACTTCTAGTGACAAAGTTGACAGCAGATGTCTTACAAGGTCATTATCCTGAAAGATTGGGTGTGGCAATTCTTTATAATGCTCCCAAGTTTTTTGAGTCTTTTTGGAAG ATGGCAAGTCCCCTTCTTGAGCCAAAAACGAAAAATAAGGTCAAATTTGTGTACTCGGATAGACCTGAAACTGACAAGATAATGGAAGACCTTTTCAACCTGGATGAGTTAGAATGCGCATTTGGCGGTAGAAGCCCGGTCACTTTTAACATAAATGATTATGCTGCAAGGATGAGAGAAGATGATAAAAAGATGCCATTATTCTGGAGCCCCGAGAACTCGGCTCTTGCTGCAGAGCCATATCGCATGAAGAACCACGGGTCTCAACAATGTGACTCGGGTTTGAAGACTGAAGAGACTGCATCTGACATGATTGGGGAAACAGAAGCTGCATCTGAAAAGAGTGGAGAAACAGACACTGCATCGGAGAAGGAAGATGCCGAGGCTGCATCTGAGGAGAGGGAAGAGACCGAGACTTCATCAGGGAAGAGGGGAGAAAATACGACTGAATCTGTAAAGGAGGAAGAAACTGTGACCGTTTCTGAAAAGAAAGAAGAAACAGAGACTGGGTCTGAAAAGAAAGAAGAAACAGAGACCGAATCAAGCACTGTAAAATTGACAAGCTCGCGAGGGGAAGGTATTGCATCAGCAGGCAAAAGTGGCAGTTCATCTGATCCTTGA
- the LOC119317824 gene encoding type I inositol polyphosphate 5-phosphatase 5-like: protein MSTHHHHHSLSSNAVPRDIPKPASADELAKNGKKKKSFMSNIFRKKGRSGAGSSDKRPPSRRDRDFLFDLEEKYGERERADAAAAAEFVDASPAVRKSVSDRHCAKRIESLTLSCLDSPNRNVDTREYRVFVGTWNVGGRPPNSSLNLEDFLQIEGLPDIYVLGFQEIVPLNAGNVLVVEDNEPAAKWLALIYQALNKPQQQQAQQDQPSSGDELSPTESVASSSSSRARPSIPRSSSSGTLFFSKPTLKALSKSYRVNSALVKTCTCMADPSTMHRRAREMRDFIYRVEASPSAADDPDPSCSSSSSSAMTTPAAPEAGGIGGGGMSYCLIASKQMVGIFLSVWVRRELVQNIGHLRVDSVGRGIMGRLGNKGCIAMSMTLHQTSVCFVCSHLASGEKDGDEVRRNSDVAEILKSTQFPRICKVPGQRIPEKIIDHDRIIWLGDLNYRVALSYDETRVLLEQNDWDTLLENDQLMIERQAGRVFKGWKEGKIYFAPTYKYKLNSDTYAGETTKSKRKRRTPSWCDRILWHGKGIEQLQYIRGEHRFSDHRPVCSVFVVEADADNGSRIRKGYSTLDSRVHCESPLPIPQRHSFYDF from the exons AtgtcaacccaccaccaccaccacagccTCAGCAGCAATGCCGTCCCCCGCGACATCCCCAAGCCCGCCTCCGCCGACGAGCTCGCCaagaatggcaagaagaagaaGTCCTTCATGTCCAACATCTTCCGCAAGAAGGGCCGCAGCGGCGCCGGCAGCTCCGACAAGCGCCCGCCCTCCCGCCGAGACCGGGACTTCCTCTTCG ATTTGGAAGAGAAATACGGCGAGAGGGAGAGGGCggacgccgcggcggcggcggagttcgTGGACGCGTCCCCCGCCGTCCGCAAGAGCGTCTCAG ATCGGCATTGCGCGAAGCGGATCGAGAGCCTGACCCTGAGCTGCCTCGACTCGCCCAACAGAAACGTCGACACGCGGGAGTACAG GGTGTTCGTGGGCACGTGGAACGTGGGCGGGAGGCCCCCTAACAGCAGCCTCAACCTAGAGGATTTTCTCCAGATAGAAGGGCTACCCGACATATACGTCCTAGG GTTCCAGGAGATCGTGCCGCTGAACGCGGGCAACGTGCTGGTGGTGGAGGACAACGAGCCGGCGGCCAAGTGGCTGGCGCTCATCTACCAGGCGCTCAACAAGCCCCAGCAGCAGCAGGCGCAGCAGGACCAGCCGTCCTCCGGCGACGAGCTGTCGCCGACGGAGtccgtcgcctcctcctcctcctcccgggcCCGCCCGTCCATCCCCAGGTCCTCCAGCAGCGGCACGCTCTTCTTCTCCAAGCCGACCCTCAAGGCGCTCAGCAAGAGCTACCGCGTCAACAGCGCGCTCGTCAAGACCTGCACCTGCATGGCCGACCCCTCCACCATGCACCGCCGCGCCAGGGAGATGCGGGACTTCATCTACCGCGTCGAGGCCTCCCCGTCCGCCGCCGACGACCCGGACCCCTcctgctcctcttcctcctcgtcggcgaTGACGACGCCCGCGGCACCCGAGGCCGgcggcatcggcggcggcggcatgaGCTACTGCCTCATCGCCAGCAAGCAGATGGTGGGCATCTTCCTGTCGGTGTGGGTGCGGCGGGAGCTGGTGCAGAACATCGGCCACCTCCGGGTGGACTCGGTGGGGCGCGGCATCATGGGCCGCCTCGGCAACAAGGGCTGCATCGCCATGAGCATGACGCTGCACCAGACCAGCGTGTGCTTCGTGTGCAGCCACCTGGCCTCCGGCGAGAAGGACGGCGACGAGGTCCGCCGCAACTCCGACGTCGCCGAGATCCTCAAGAGCACCCAGTTCCCCCGCATCTGCAAGGTCCCCGGCCAGCGCATCCCCGAGAAGATCATCGACCACGA CCGGATCATATGGCTCGGGGACCTGAACTACCGGGTGGCGCTGAGCTACGACGAGACCAGGGTGCTGCTGGAGCAGAACGACTGGGACACCCTGCTGGAGAACGATCAG CTGATGATCGAGAGGCAAGCAGGGAGGGTGTTCAAGGGGTGGAAGGAGGGCAAGATCTACTTCGCGCCGACGTACAAGTACAAGCTCAACTCCGACACCTACGCCGGCGAGACCACCAAGTCCAAGAGGAAAAGGAGAACACCCTCATG GTGCGACCGGATACTGTGGCACGGCAAGGGGATAGAGCAGCTGCAGTACATCAGGGGGGAGCACCGGTTCTCCGACCACCGGCCCGTCTGCAGCGTCTTCGTGGTCGAGGCCGACGCCGACAACGGGAGCAGGATCAGGAAGGGCTACTCCACCCTCGACTCCAGGGTCCACTGCGAGTCGCCGTTGCCGATACCGCAGAGACACAGCTTCTACGACTTTTGA
- the LOC119317826 gene encoding 2,3-bisphosphoglycerate-dependent phosphoglycerate mutase 2-like yields MAACTSQQALISVKPRCASASFGPDRRAGSVRFVSATSCCPGSRKLGLVCASNSQSSVIEPAKLPSSPESGSNPKKSSEAALILIRHGESLWNEKNLFTGCVDVPLTPKGVNEAIEAGKRICNIPVDVIYTSSLIRAQMTAMLAMMQHRRKKVPIIVHKESERAHQWSQVYSEETKKQSIPVITAWQLNERMYGELQGLNKQETADLFGKEQVHEWRRSYDIPPPNGESLEMCAERAVSYFKEQIIPQLVSGKHVMIAAHGNSLRSIIMHLDKLTSQEVISLELSTGIPMLYIFKEGKFIRRGSPAGPSEAGVYAYTKSLAKYRQKLDGMDQ; encoded by the exons ATGGCCGCGTGCACGTCTCAGCAGGCGCTCATCTCCGTCAAACCTCGGTGCGCTTCCGCCAGCTTCGGCCCCGACAGGAGGGCCGGCAGTGTGCGCTTTGTTTCAGCAACGAGCTGCTGCCCCGGCAGCCGGAAACTGGGCTTGGTCTGCGCGTCGAATTCGCAATCTTCGGTGATTGAGCCGGCTAAGCTACCGTCCAGCCCCGAAAGCGGCAGCAATCCCAAAAAATCAA GTGAGGCTGCACTGATATTGATTCGGCACGGGGAATCATTGTGGAACGAGAAAAATCTGTTTACTGGCTGCGTCGATGTGCCCCTGACCCCCAAGGGTGTCAATGAGGCGATCGAGGCGGGTAAAAGGATATGCAATATCCCAGTTGATGTTATATACACCTCATCACTAATCCGTGCTCAGATGACCGCCATGCTTGCCATGATGCAGCATCGTCGTAAGAAG GTTCCAATTATTGTGCACAAGGAGAGCGAACGGGCACACCAGTGGAGTCAGGTATACAGCGAGGAGACAAAGAAGCAGTCCATTCCTGTAATAACAGCTTGGCAGTTGAATGAACGAAT GTATGGTGAACTGCAAGGTCTTAACAAGCAAGAAACGGCTGATCTGTTTGGCAAAGAGCAAGTTCATGAATGGCGTCGTAGTTATGACATTCCTCCCCCAAATGGAGAGAGCCTAGAGATGTGTGCAGAGAGAGCAGTTTCTTATTTCAAAGAGCAA ATTATACCTCAGCTTGTGTCTGGAAAGCATGTTATGATTGCTGCCCATGGGAATTCACTCCGTTCAATTATAATGCATCTGGACAAGTTGACTTCTCAAGAG GTAATAAGCCTTGAGTTGTCGACCGGCATTCCTATGCTGTATATATTTAAGGAAGGGAAATTTATCAGGCGGGGTAGTCCCGCAGGACCTTCTGAGGCAGGCGTCTATGCTTATACAAAG AGTTTGGCCAAGTATAGACAGAAGCTTGACGGCATGGATCAGTAA
- the LOC119317827 gene encoding photosynthetic NDH subunit of lumenal location 4, chloroplastic-like translates to MPPPISPLPLMASSPIPSPPAARPGGGRALAPVAPCNSSASPSPSTSTSSAAPASGGRRGVLALGAGFLASAALLCPAGDAGATRIEYFATVGDKLCDMDFAKSGLGYCDVEVGTGVQPKRGELINIHYTARFPDGTVFDSSYKRGRPLTMRIGAGKILRGLQQGIGGGGGVTPMLVGGKRKLMIPPILAYGPEPAGCFSGDCNIPGNSTILYDILLVGIYK, encoded by the exons ATGCCGCCTCCTATCTCCCCGCTGCCGCTCATGGCCTCCAGCCCAATCCCGTCGCCTCCGGCCGCGCGACCCGGCGGCGGCCGAGCCCTCGCCCCCGTCGCGCCCTGCAACTCCTCGGCGTCACCGTCACCGTCGACGTCGACGTCTTCGGctgcgccggcgagcggcggcaggAGGGGCGTGCTCGCGCTGGGCGCGGGGTTCCTGGCCTCCGCGGCGCTGCTGTGCCCGGCCGGGGACGCCGGCGCGACGCGCATCGAGTACTTCGCGACGGTCGGGGACAAGCTCTGCGACATGGACTTCGCCAAGTCCGGGCTCGGGTACTGCGACGTCGAAGTCGGCACCGGCGTGCAGCCCAAGCGCGGCGAGCTCATCAAT ATACACTACACGGCGAGGTTCCCCGACGGGACAGTGTTCGACAGCAGCTACAAGCGCGGGAGGCCACTGACGATGCGCATCGGCGCAGGCAAG ATCCTCCGAGGGCTTCAACaggggatcggcggcggcggcggcgtgacgcCCATGCTTGTCG GTGGGAAGCGCAAGCTGATGATACCTCCGATTTTGGCATACGGACCCGAACCAGCAGGCTGCTTCTCAG GGGACTGCAACATTCCTGGGAACTCCACGATACTATACGACATCCTCCTCGTCGGCATCTACAAGTGA
- the LOC119317828 gene encoding 60S ribosomal protein L6, mitochondrial-like, with amino-acid sequence MEAKFFRFLKLVGVGFKARTEREGRELFLKLGYSHEVQFTAPPAVRVFCFKPNIICCTGIDKHRVHHFAGAVRCSKPPEVYKGKGILYIDEVIKLKPGKKQQKK; translated from the coding sequence ATGGAAGCCAAGTTCTTTCGGTTCCTGAAGCTTGTTGGAGTTGGCTTCAAAGCCAGGACAGAGCGCGAAGGCCGCGAGTTGTTTCTGAAACTGGGCTACAGCCATGAGGTGCAGTTCACCGCTCCACCTGCCGTCCGCGTCTTCTGCTTCAAGCCCAACATAATATGCTGTACTGGCATTGACAAGCATAGAGTGCACCATTTCGCTGGAGCTGTCCGATGCAGTAAACCTCCAGAAGTGTACAAGGGGAAGGGCATACTGTACATCGATGAGGTCATAAAGCTGAAGCCGGGGAAGAAACAGCAGAAGAAGTAA